DNA from Rosa rugosa chromosome 6, drRosRugo1.1, whole genome shotgun sequence:
TACCAGCTATGTGTTTCTTGAATATTTATTTCTCTAATCTGCAGTCCAGTCTTGAGCACTGTAACATGAAATAGCAATCAACTTATATCAATCATGAAGGAGAGAAAGAACCTTCTTTCAGTACATAAGTCCCCATAAGACCTATATATAAACACCCCCACAGAATAATATTGGCTGAGATTGCTTACCAAACGGATCACTGAATAGAACCAAGCCTCTTGAAGCAAATCCACAGAAAGCACAGAGCTTTAGTTTTACCAAATATCAATCATCATAATCATCACTATTATAGAAGCAATGCAAGGCATAATGGTATGTGTCTTTAATCATAtttatcaaacaacagaaagaaagaaagcaatgtAATCCCACACGTTACACTACCTAATGAAAGAATATCAGACAAATTTCATTGAGGGACATAATGATATTCAAAAACAGGAACAACATATCTTGAGATGAGATGAGTTGATGGGTTGATCTGGTTGCACAGTCAATTTTCTCTAGTTGCATGGCTGATCACTCCTGAAATGAGATTTCCATTCAAACTAAACATGGTGTTAATCACTCCTGGCTGTTTGAAACAGAAGAAtcaagagataaaaaaaaataaaaaaaaataaagagcaTCAAATACGTCTGAATAAatataaatgaaaagaaaagttaaaaCTCAGTAATGAACTTAATGAAACCCAGATAATAGATTTAGGCATAACTCTGTTCTCCAGACTCTTTAATGGGTGCCAAATAACCACAGAAAAAACAAACGAAGCGCTTTCTGCAGCCCAAGAGAAAATTGAATAACACAAATAATAGAATCATCACTACAAACCCATAGAATCACTTAACTCAACAAAAAGGGTGGACCTGTAAAGTGAAGTTCGAAAGTCCCTTCTTCCAATCCACCGGTATCCCTTCAAGCATTGTGTTTAACCAAACAAATCATGCTATCTTCAAACACGTTTGAACTAaaattcaaaactaaaaattggtatttcaaataataatcaaCAGAATGAAACAATAGGAAGCCTATCCAAAagccaaaattgaaattgatgacGAAAAGAGAAGTGTAATTAAAACCAAACCAGTGAAACACCCACCTGTCAAtacaaaatctcaaaaataggAACCAAATAACGTTTCGATTGGAGATTTGGGTGTATTCGAATTTTCTCTTTTCCCCTTTATATGTTGGTCATCACCTTTCTCGTATTATATAGATCATATCTGGTAGTTGTAACTGAGATGGGAATGGTCGTGAGTTCATCTCTCCTTGATCGACTCCCACGTTCCGTCGTGCggttttcttttcctcttcGGTTGTGTGTATGTAGTGGGATGTAACTGTTCTGTTCGTTTCACACGTCTCTTTTTCACAtacttctttttatttattttattttttgttttactaTACTACCCCTCTAGATTTGTTTGTCTGACATAGCTTAACAGGGTTAATTGTGGTAGTTCAAATTTTGGTGAAGCTTTTGGAGGCTTCGCTTTATTGTAGTAgagatatagatatagatatagattAGGCCATTGAGCTTAAATTTTGGTTCTAAGTCCAAAATTACTAACAAGCCTAAAATTAATAATGGGCCTCATGCATTTCCGTTATCTTCCACAACACACCTGTTCTTATAAGCCCTAAATGCGTGAATGTGGCTTGAGTCCACGTGCATGGCATGATGGATTGTGTACAACTCggctttattttttattgggtTGAAATATAAATTGGGCCTGCTAGCTGGAACCACACTACACGGGGTGATTTTGTTTGGGCCGGTTCCTAATCTCACATATGCCTATTTTATCTTGTCCAAGGGAGGGCAGCATTGGTGTGCGGTCGAGTACATGATTAAAATCTTCATGACCTGTATGATCTGCCTCAGCGGAAAGAGGGATCGTatcttctttctccttctcttttctttctctgacATGTCACTCAGAGAGCAGCAACAGACATAGTAGTAGTCTTCACTCTTCAGCGAGATTGAGAGAGATCTTGTAATCAAATTGATTAATTTGCTTTAGAAGAAAAAGATGGAAGAAGCGAAAGCAATGGCTCAacatcagcagcagcagcagctattgttacagcagcaacaacagcaccagcaacagcagcagcagcagcaacaccAGCAACAgcatcagcagcagcagcagcagcagcaacaacaacaacagttaTTGCTTTTACATCAATTACAAAGACAACAGCAACAGGCGCAACAGGCCGCTGCCATTTCTCGTTTCCCTTCCAACATCGACGCTCATTTGCGCCCACTCCGAGCCCTCAATCTCCAACCTAACCAAATCTCCAAccccaaccctaaccctaaccccaaccccaaccccaaccccaaccctaaccctaaccccaaTTCTGTTCTTCCCAATCTCCAACAAAATCCTAATGAGAACCCGCAGCAACAGCCccaacagcagcagcaacagaGGGCGATCCGTCCGGGTAACCAGGCCGAGCTGCAAATGGCGTACCAGGACGCCTGGCGGGTCTGCCATCCGGATTTCAAGCGTCCCTTCTCTTCTCTCGAAGACGCATGTGAAAGGTTAGTTCTTTAACTACCTTGGGTTTCCATTTCATGAAAATCGTAACACTTCTTTATCTAATTACTTTACATTTCTCTTGCATTTCCTAGGCTTcctttactttttttctttctttctttctctgtttagtaaaaacattattgatatctgCAAGGCTACATGACCAGTTTGCATTTTATTCAATTGTAAATTCGACTTAATTGAATTAGGCTCACTCATCATGATATACCAGCTGCATTGTTCGGGCAACTGCTAAAAAGGATAGATTCAGACAGACAAGCCTGTTATTCCAAATTTTGTTTGAAATGAAACTGTATCTGCACATACATCATCTCAGTACTTATAGTCAATTGCATTAATGTGGCCTATTGGCCTACCGCTGCCACAACTTTATCATGTTTCTGCTGTGTAAAGGCCTTGATATGTTAGTGGAGACAGAATGCCTGTTCTTGCAATACCTTGATGTGCTCAATACTTTATTGATACATGAGTAAGAGTTGGAGAAgctccttcaatctctctctctctccctccctccctcagaTTGTTCCTGAATATTAGGAAACAAAATtagcattttctttttcttcgatAAGGGAAACAAAATCAGTATGAAGTGAACACATAtattgttctctggaatcattaaCCACATGTCTGAAATCCTTCTGGCTGATTTGAGCGTTTTCTGAACTGCCATGTCAGTTTTCCCATATATTTTTGTTGATTCTGCCACAAAAGGAGAGTTCCTCCTCTAAATGCTTTAGATTGTAACTTCATCCCATATTAGTCTACGAGGTTGTTCTTGTATGTTATACACATCCATGTTTATGTAGAACATACCTATGAAGTAGGGTGTCTATGTATACCAGACAGTTTAGTAACATGTTTTGTCATCTATTATGAGAGCTTGTATGCCATAGTAACTAAACCTTAATGCAATGTAGATATATAATATCCTTTTCTGTATGGAAAAATAATTATAGTGATGAAGGACTTGATGAAAGGATAAAAAGTGTTTTTTATGTTAACACCCTAAGTAGTAGCTATATACTTTTAAATGACAGTTCTTGTTAATGCCGTAGTGGACATGTGTAGACAGAATGTAGCTTATACAAAGTTTCTGGAGTAACAAATCTCATACCTAAAAGACTTTGAACCTGCATTTTGATCTTTTGtgtttctcttttccttttatGCATTTTATCTGACATCTACTACCACTGTCTGGCTGTGTGCAAACAAACATCAGTAGTTTCCATGCTTGTTATGTGTTCTAAACTTCTAAAATATTGGATGAGGAAGTCATATGACGTCCATGGATCAGTAAGAAGTAATGTTAGTAATTCAGCATGCCTGAGTTAAGAATACTGCAAAGGTCTTCTACTATTCAGTCCTGTGGATGTTTCTGTGGAAAGATTTTTGATTGTTGAGCACTGTGTCTAGAATGATGTCACACACAATAAATGGTTCCCAAAATGCTCTGCATGTATCTTTCCTTGAGGTTTTCTCTGCCTTAGTGCCATTATGACCTAGGGCCCTTCTAATTCGTGACAGAGTCGAAGCTTGGATTCATTTAAATGTGGGAGGCCTAAAATTTGTCACAGTCTACCACTAGAGTATAAACTATTTCATGCAGGGTTCTCTGTTGTGTAGGAATTATCCTTGATGGCAGTACCTTACATGAATTATTCTGTCGGGTAATAATTCCATTTGGTAGTTTGCATGCTCTACTGTTAGTTGATGAAATACCATGAGGAGTCAAAGTGGTTGGTTGTGAATATGAATATATTAGAAGAACTCCTTACCTTCCTTTAGGTTGAGGTGAAAGTGTCAGAGTGAACCACAAGTCAACTTTGAGTATGCAAAGATGTTTGGAAACAATAGCAGCTTGCATTTCTCTTGCTGCAATCTCCCTAGCAAGGAACCCTGCAAAATCCATGTAAACTTGCTACCCTGGGGGTTTAGCGCTGTGTTACCTGCCAATAACCTCTGATGGCCAAGACAAAAGGggaatatttgaatttcaaatttggAGAATTTTCAAAGGAAGTCAGTAAAGTACCTTGAATGTGTGTGAAGGCAATGCACTAAATCTGAAGAAACTAGTAAACTAGGAACctcttgttttcattttttcagAGTTGACTTTGTTTGAGTCTGTGATGTGCCTTAACCCCAAACCACAAGCTAGACAATAGCTGACAGTCAGTGCTGTATCAATTGTAGGCCGACACCTTTCTCTTCTAGAAGCCTAGATGCAGTACCTGTGTTTGGTCCGCTCTTCCCACCTATACTGCCACAAGGTTTTATGATATTGCCGGGGTTTTATGACAAGAAAAGTACCGAGCAGCCAGTGCAATGAATCTGTTCCAAGCTTACTTGATAGGGTAGATAAAGAGGAATCCTTGGTCAGCCTGACTGGACATGTCTCATGTCCAGTGTCCCTGTGAAGGATCCAAAAGAGGTTGGCAGGTGGACGTGGCTTTAGGGCCTGAATCTGTGATTTGTGATATCACAATATCGACCCAGTTTCGAATGGTATTCTGCGACTGTTTCCCTTTCATTGTCTGTTCTGGCCATACGACACTTAGCTCTGCTTGATACATATTTGGTACTAACAACCATGATATCTGGACTCTGGAGTTGGTCGCAAATgaattcttctctcttctttagAATCTAAAGTTAATTTGGTTTGTTTTACATGCGTTAAAATATTTTGAAGGAGTGTAGCGTGAGTACTTAATCCTGCTACTATAtgcatatttttattttttcaattatttacatatagttCCAACTTACATACTTCATAAATATTTTAATACAAAATCTTAGCAGTCAGCATTCCAGGTATTCATAATGTGAGGAGAAAATCATGTCAATATAAAGCGTGTTTGGTGATTCTGAACCAAAGTGGTTTTGGATTTCGACCAGAAAAAAAAGAGTATGTGTTTTTGGCTAGATGGTAGAATATCCAGAGTATGGTGGTGTTAATCCAATGTCAACCTTTAGAAAGCAGTAGGCCACAACTGTTTGCCTATCTTGTTAACAGTTGTCTGATTTGTTTGAAGTTATTAACCACGTACCCCCCAACTCGAGTTTGTGCGATTTGGCATTAAAGTTATTATATTTAGATGGTGTGATTTATAGTACAATGTTTCTTAAAGAAATACCTAAGTTTCTGTAATGACAAATTTGTATGCCATGTTACCTTACTTCTCACTTGACTTGATGAAATTTGAAAGCAACATGCTGTATCTCCAGCTTTTTGTTTGACTtgagcgtttttttttttttttgtgtggcaCTTCCGGTTTTCTTATATTCTTTCTATTCTTTAATTGGCAGGTTACTGCCTTACCATGTGGTGGCAGATTATGAGGCTGAAGAGGATGACCGAATCCTTGACTCTGACACTACAGGCATGATGCCATCTCGCTCTCAGCAGTGGGATCACAACATTTCTGCAAAAGTTGCTGAGTTTACAGCAACGTTTGAGAAACAGGCACTGGCCTTCAACATTATCTCCCGCAAGCGTGCTTTTGGGGAATTTAGATCAGAAGAGAGACTTATGATTGAGCAGGCTCTTTGCCAAGAAGAAAAACGAGCATGTCTGGAATTAAGAGCAGAGCTTGATTCAAGAGAAAAAGCTCGAATGGCAGCGATTGTTCAGGCAGAGCAAGCTCGGGTTGAGTCACAAACACATGCCGAAATGTTGGCTCGGGCCCCAATAAGGGCAAGTGCACTTGGGGCTCAAGGCAATGATGTCCCGATTGGTCATGATATGAGAGTACAGGAACACGGGGCTAACCCAGAAGAGATGATAAATGGATGGGGAAATAGTATGCAAAGAGATGAGAAAGAACCATCTGAAGATTTTCTAAATGACGAGGAGACTGAGAATGGATCTACTGGCATGCAGGATGGCTGGCGTGAAGTTGGAGAATTTGATTTGAACACACGTTAAACATTCCAACTCTAGTCTAACATACCAACTGGGATGTTGATAAACGAAACAAATGCACATTACGTGGAAGATTAGTTGGCTGAAGCTCTCTTTGAATAATTGTGTATTTAGTGAGGCATGAAAATTTGAGAAATACTTACTGTTGAGAGTACGATTATTAGTGCGGTTTCTTAGTTTCAATCATTTTACTTGTGcttgccatttttcttttagtttggAAGTGGGAAGAAACTCTACCGAAAGCTATAGCTCCCTACAGAATCATAACAGTTGATGTATATGGTTGTATCCTATCCATGCGCAAAGAATGGTTATTATCTATACTTCCACATTACAGTCTAGTCTGGTTATTTGCATTTGCTTGGCAGAGGGATAATTCACTTGCCATATTCAAAATCACAAACGCTTTTATTTTTCAGATTCAAAATCACAAAAGCTTTTGACATAACAAGGCTTTCACGTATTCAAacagaaaagaaatgaaagaaaaaacaaacaaaacaaatcacaAAAGCAACCCGCCACAATATGCAAGCTTTTGCCTGTCCAAACCCCCTCTCATTCATTACCAAGTTGCATACAAGCACATCAAAGAATTAAGCTAAACTAGGTATGGTGAGGAGAGAAAGGAGGAAATAGAAGCTTCTGAGCTGGAGACCTCAAACCAAAGAAAATGAGCAAGAATACACAACTATAAGTGCCTACAAAATATTGGGAAGTTGAGAATCTAGTCTCTGCTGCAACTCTTTGATTTTCAGTGAGAGCTCTGCTTTCTGCTCCTTGTAGCTCTGCAGCAAGTACTCCTTTCCATCTATCACTTCCTTCAATTCTCCTACTTCCCTCCTCAGCATTTCAATCCTCCCTCCATCCCCCCCTCTTCCTTTTTCTGAGGCATCAAGATTGTTTTCCCCATCAAGACATCCATTTCCATGACCGTTTCTTACTTCAGATTGCCATATAGTGGCCGGGGCTAGTTTGTCGTTGGAGCTCACATGTCCCACACAGTGATCTGCAATCGCCTTCCTAAGCCTTTGGATTTCTCTCTCAGAATCAAAAAAGTCCCTATTTGCTGCATCAAGCTGCGATTGCAAATGGGCAGAATGTGCCAGCTGAGCATTCAGTGAATTCTGCAACTCTACAATCTGATCCTGCATCTCTAGGATCATGTCATCTCTTCTCTTCAATTGTTGCCTAAGTTTTTGTATTACTTCCCGCTTACTGAAGATGTCAGAGCCAGAGTCTGAAACACATGGAGAATCTGAGCAATTTGAATGGTGTAGGAAGGGCTTTGGAGGCATCTCAAGGCGATCAGGAGAAGATGCCCAGATGATGCCATTCTCCTTGTTAAATTGAGGGGCTGGAACCGTCACCAAAGGCAAGGTTCCATCAGATTCAGTCAGCATCTGGCCATTAGGCAGGCACTTCATCTCCATCATGCTCTCAGTTCCTATTCAAACAGCAAGTTCATTATCACAAACACTTTTTctattctgttctttttttctcAAGCTATGTCAGGTCGAAACACAAAAGAAGTGAACTAAGCAATGAGGAGAACCAAAGCAACTTATGCTAATGTTTTCAATAAGGACTTTGAATGGTATGCCCACATTACACTAGAGTAAAAGTTTTTAACAAAACTGAGTATGTAGTAGAGCGGTGTATAATTCTTATGCTTGTGTTCAAGTTATCCCTTTTTCCACATTACTATTAATATTTCTTTTACTTGAGGGCTCTCACTTTTTCACCAACTACCCATGCTTAATGTCAGACCAAAAGACAAAAAAACTACTCAGGCTTAATGATTGGAGACATAAGAGAAAACTGCAACTTAGACTGCAACAAAGATTATAAAAGCCAAATCAAACTCAACTAGACCCAATCCAAATACAAACACTTGTTTCACCATCATACTCTTTATACAGATAATCATCTAGTAGGTCATGCCAATCTAACAATATACTGAACTTTCAGATCCCCACTCCTTAAAGAAGAGGCACGTGCTGTATTTGAAGAAAAAACCAGGTTCAATTGGGGTGTTCCCTCAATACAGTTGTATCTCACCACATATCACACAAGCACCAACAGCCAAAGCAAAGCTAGCAAAAAGAAGGTAATCAATGACCAGCCAAAAACTAGTTTCAAAATCTGATGTCCTGGACTTTTAAATCTCATACATACTGAAACAACGTGGATTAGAGATTTCAGACCTGAAATGCAATTAAAGCAACTGCCATCATCTTGTTGTGTAAAGGAATAAACATTTGAGTGCATGTGGCAACCTGCAGGCATCCTTCTGTCAGAGGATTTTCCACTTCCTGAAATTGCAAATAATGTCAAAAATCAGAACAGCCATTAAAAGAGAATGAATTTAATGCATACTTGAGGACCAAACCATTACTAGCATTCTCCTGCTGTTTTATGTCAAGTGCTTGCTTCAGCTTGTAGCCAAGACGTATCGATAACGTACTTAATAAGGCACCGCCGGCAATAAGAACCCAATTAGGTCCATCACCCTGAAAAGGTTTCGACTTCTGAGATCTAGGCACACCAGTAGTTTTTGGTTTCATTTTAAGAGCTAGTTTGGTGTCTGCTGGAAAAAAATCTTAATCATCCAAGGATGCTAAATCAACAATATACCAAAAGGCACATCTGAAGTAAAACTGCATCAGGAAAGAGAAGTTTAGTTGATCTTCAAACAACTGATAGAGACAGCTGCTGTATCATTACCAAACAATAAATTACAGAAAAGATTTCCAACGTGGAACACTTGGAATTACCATGACGAGCAGATAAAGAAATCAACTATGTGATTGATTTCACTGATCACAGAGATTATACCATGTGTGCTTAATCTCAATTTTTTTGAGCAACATGGAGCATCTCTTACATCATAAAAGTTGCCCATATATCTTTGCACATTTTATTTCTATGGTTCCGATTCATCAATTCTAGTAAAATTGGAAACAAATAGGCCCAGAGATCAGCCTGGAAGACTCTTGCATACTTTCATTTTGAGAAAGCTTTGTTTCAATGAATCCCAGACGTCAAAGTCGTAGCCATGACCCCAATATTATCCCGACAATCAAATTTATACCTCAAAACTAACAGAAACCCTTACACGAAAAGCTAAAACCTAAATTGAAATGAAATCCATCAACATAGCAAAATAATCGATTACGTATTCCATATATAATCACACAAAAAACGAAACCAAAGACTGAAGCTCACCAACAAGAAAATACAGAAACTGACTTCTATTTTTCCGGTTAACTGGAACCCTGAAAACAAATAAACTAGCTAACAACTAGTAGAAATTACTATTATTCGAAGCAAAACAAACCTACCTCGTTCTGCTTTCGTCCATTAATGGCAGCGATTAAGGGTTTCTGATATTCGGTCTCTCAACTCAGAGAACTGACCGAGTCAATCCGGCATTCCTTTTTTCTCTCGCTGTTTATaaccaaaacagaagaaaatacAGGTTACGGGCTAGTGAGGGCTTTAGTGGCGAAACGTCGGTTTACTATTCACACCTGTTCATTGGGTGTGGAAAAGGCGGTTTTGCCCTTGCCTTTGCTTTACAATTTCACGCTGCCAATGCCTTCGGTTTTTTGACCTCCACTGACCTTTCCAGAAGTTCCACGACTTCCAGACTTCTACTGACCTACATCTACAGAGAGAGAGGAACGATccggagagagatagagagatcgGGTCTGAGAGAGAGCAATCCAGAGAGATATCAAGGACGATccacagagagatagagagatcgGGTGCGTGTTTTTTGCTTtgtacagagagagagagagagagagagagatagctgATAGTCACAAAAGGGGATTTTCACCTCATCATCTGAGTACGAAGTTAGTTCTTTCTAAGCCAATTTGCCTTATAATTTCTGGGTTCTTTCTGCTTTTCACCGAAAATCCTAGACCCTATTTTTTGACTTCATTTCCGCTTCTGACTCCATTTTTAACAGTTTGGTTTATCTTTGGTTTCAGGATAATTGTGCTTGGGTTTTGAAGATAATCGTGCTAGATCAACCAGGTGAGGGGTTTTTTGATTGAGTTTTGTTTAAAATTCAGCTGGCCTTCTGCTCCTCTTCACGGAATcaagtttcaatttttatatgCTTATGCTTATTGGTTATGTATCAAAATGGTGCTAATTGCTTAGTTTCCAGTGctgggttttgaattttgatcaaGAATTGATATTCTAGGAAAAGACATTTTCACTTTACAATCACAGACAAATTGAAATCaaaatgtaaccaaaaaaaaaaaaaaacaatgtttCGATTGCTTCTTTGCTTCTTGCGTCTACGTTTCTTTGAACTGGGTAATTGATGCATGATAGCCATCGTGTTTCCTATTCTTCTATGAGATACTTATTATGCAGTCTTAAATGAGCTTTGTTCATCATCCCTTTGATTCTCTTGGGATGCTTCATTTCAGCTTTATGtcttatatttatttttcaacCTTTTTTCGCGTTGGATAACCCTGGTGTTTAATCTCAGATTCAAACACCCTTTAAAAGCTTCTCAATaaaaaattctgaagttttaaTCTGGACTCATTGTAACAGCTTTATGTCTTATATTTATCATAATCATTACCACATAACAAACTCTATTCCAGTTTCCAATTTATATGATGGAATCAAAATTTCAGCCTCTTTTTATCCTCATTTGGATTGCTGTTGGTGTTCTATCTGTTTGTTCACTGTGTATGCTGGAACAATGACATACTCTTTGCTCCTTCCCCTTTGATTATACTTAATTAGCTATCTGAAAATGTTTGCAGATCAACGCTTGAATTTTGGCTCTCTGTTATCTCACATTTTGTCCATATCCAATCAACCACTCTCCTTTTCAATATTTGCATGTCATCATCAAAAGTTTACAAGTTAGTTGTAGTAAAGGATCTTACTGCATGGCCTGACAATTGAAGCTTTAAATAAATTATGTTTGTCGTTTGT
Protein-coding regions in this window:
- the LOC133715918 gene encoding uncharacterized protein LOC133715918 encodes the protein MEEAKAMAQHQQQQQLLLQQQQQHQQQQQQQQHQQQHQQQQQQQQQQQQLLLLHQLQRQQQQAQQAAAISRFPSNIDAHLRPLRALNLQPNQISNPNPNPNPNPNPNPNPNPNPNSVLPNLQQNPNENPQQQPQQQQQQRAIRPGNQAELQMAYQDAWRVCHPDFKRPFSSLEDACERLLPYHVVADYEAEEDDRILDSDTTGMMPSRSQQWDHNISAKVAEFTATFEKQALAFNIISRKRAFGEFRSEERLMIEQALCQEEKRACLELRAELDSREKARMAAIVQAEQARVESQTHAEMLARAPIRASALGAQGNDVPIGHDMRVQEHGANPEEMINGWGNSMQRDEKEPSEDFLNDEETENGSTGMQDGWREVGEFDLNTR
- the LOC133715919 gene encoding uncharacterized protein LOC133715919 isoform X1, which codes for MKPKTTGVPRSQKSKPFQGDGPNWVLIAGGALLSTLSIRLGYKLKQALDIKQQENASNGSGKSSDRRMPAGCHMHSNVYSFTQQDDGSCFNCISGTESMMEMKCLPNGQMLTESDGTLPLVTVPAPQFNKENGIIWASSPDRLEMPPKPFLHHSNCSDSPCVSDSGSDIFSKREVIQKLRQQLKRRDDMILEMQDQIVELQNSLNAQLAHSAHLQSQLDAANRDFFDSEREIQRLRKAIADHCVGHVSSNDKLAPATIWQSEVRNGHGNGCLDGENNLDASEKGRGGDGGRIEMLRREVGELKEVIDGKEYLLQSYKEQKAELSLKIKELQQRLDSQLPNIL
- the LOC133715919 gene encoding uncharacterized protein LOC133715919 isoform X3, translated to MPAGCHMHSNVYSFTQQDDGSCFNCISGTESMMEMKCLPNGQMLTESDGTLPLVTVPAPQFNKENGIIWASSPDRLEMPPKPFLHHSNCSDSPCVSDSGSDIFSKREVIQKLRQQLKRRDDMILEMQDQIVELQNSLNAQLAHSAHLQSQLDAANRDFFDSEREIQRLRKAIADHCVGHVSSNDKLAPATIWQSEVRNGHGNGCLDGENNLDASEKGRGGDGGRIEMLRREVGELKEVIDGKEYLLQSYKEQKAELSLKIKELQQRLDSQLPNIL
- the LOC133715919 gene encoding uncharacterized protein LOC133715919 isoform X2, coding for MKPKTTGVPRSQKSKPFQGDGPNWVLIAGGALLSTLSIRLGYKLKQALDIKQQENARSGKSSDRRMPAGCHMHSNVYSFTQQDDGSCFNCISGTESMMEMKCLPNGQMLTESDGTLPLVTVPAPQFNKENGIIWASSPDRLEMPPKPFLHHSNCSDSPCVSDSGSDIFSKREVIQKLRQQLKRRDDMILEMQDQIVELQNSLNAQLAHSAHLQSQLDAANRDFFDSEREIQRLRKAIADHCVGHVSSNDKLAPATIWQSEVRNGHGNGCLDGENNLDASEKGRGGDGGRIEMLRREVGELKEVIDGKEYLLQSYKEQKAELSLKIKELQQRLDSQLPNIL